AGCTCAGCGTAAAGTAGAAGGCCGTAACTACGATATTCGTAAAGCATTATTAGAATACGATGATGTTGCCAATGAACAGCGTAAATATATCTACAGCTTCCGTAATAAAGTGATGAGTGAAGATGACTTATCTGAAATGGTTCAGGAGTTCAGAGATGATGTTTTAGAGCAAGCGATAAACCAGTTTATCCCTCCTCAAAGCTTACAGGAAATGTGGGATGTAAATGGTCTGGAAGAGCATTTAACATCAGAGTTCGCCATTAATTTATCTATTCAAAAGTGGCTGGATGAAGATGATAAACTTTATGAAGAGCCATTGAGAGCAAAAATCAAACAGCAACTGTTAGATGATTATCAGCAGAAAGAAGAGTTGGCAGGTGCCACTGTACTACGCATGTTTGAGAAACAAATGTTGCTAAGAGTGCTGGATGATAAATGGAAAGAGCACTTAGCAACAATGGATTACCTGCGTCAAGGTATTCATTTACGTGGTTATGCCCAGAAAAACCCAAAACAGGAATATAAACGTGAATCGTTTGAGTTATTCCAACAGTTATTGGAAGACATCAAACATGAAACTGTCAAAATTCTATCTCATGTACAGGTAAGGCAAGACGATAATACAGAAGAGGTTGAACGTCAGCGTAGAGAAGCCCTCGCAAGACAAATGGAGTTTCAGCATGCTGAAGCAGCGAGTATGACTGGTGAAACACCTTCAGCTGAAGATACAGAGCAACAAACTACTAATGCACCGTTTATTCGCCAGGAACGTAAAGTTGGGCGGAATGAGCCTTGTCCTTGTGGGTCAGGGAAAAAGTATAAGCAATGTCATGGTAAAATTGTATAAAATATGCCTAACCTTTTAAGGTGAAGGCTTAAATATGCAGTAAGTAAAAAAGGGCGACGGTAGTCGCCTTTTTTGTGAGGTAAAGCAAATTATGGCTGTTGGCATAGAATCAATAACACAACTGTTGCCTATACCTGGCATCAAACTCTCAGCAGTTGCTGCAGGCATCAAGAAAAACCATCGAACAGACTTAGCATTGCTGCAGTTTCAACGAGGAACAACTGTCGCAGGTGTTTTCACCCAAAATCGTTTTTGTGCAGCCCCAGTTCAATTGGCTAGGCAACACTTAGCCCATGGGCCATTAGCAATCTTGATTAATGCGGGTAATGCTAATGCTGGTACTGGGCAACAAGGCTTAACTGATGCTTTTCACAGCTGTGAACTGGTTGCAAAGCATATAAAACTAAATCCTCAACAGGTACTGCCTTTCTCGACAGGAGTTATTGGTGAGCCATTACCTGTTAGTAAAATCGCGGATGCCTTACCTCAGCTATCCAACTCATTAGATGGCCACTCATGGAATCATGTGGCGGAAGCCATTATGACGACAGATACTCAGGCAAAAGGTATTTCTAAGCAGTTTGACTGGGATGGGTGCACTTATACTATCACTGGTATTGCTAAAGGCGCTGGTATGATTAAGCCTAATATGGCCACAATGTTAGCCTTTATTGCAACAGATCTGGCTATTGAGCAGGCTTTGCTTCAGCAACTAACAAGTGATGTAGCGAACTTGTCGTTTAACAGAATTACTATTGATGGTGATACTTCAACCAATGATGCTTTTATGGTGGTTGCTACTGGTGCCGCTAATAATAAGATAGCAGGTACTAGTGATCGGCTATTTCAGCTATTTAAAAACACCTTAATTGATGTGGCTCAGCAATTAGCACAGATGATTGTGCGTGATGGTGAAGGTGCCACTAAATTTGTCACTGTCAATGTACGTGGGGCAAAAAGCTCTCAAGATGCCCTGGAAATAGCTTATACAGTAGCACATTCACCACTTGTTAAAACGGCCTTATTTGCTAGTGATCCTAATTGGGGAAGAATTTTAGCTGCTGTGGGCCGAGCACCGATTGCTGATTTAGATGTGAGTAAAGTACAAATAAAACTGAATGATGTATTAATTGTTGAAAATGGCGGTCGAGCAGCCAGCTATACAGAAGCGCAGGGCCAGCAAGCTATGGCAGAATCAACTATTTCTATTGATATTGAGCTTGGTAGTGGGGAATTTGCTGAAACCATCTGGACCACTGATCTTTCCCATGAGTATGTCAAGATTAACGCTGAATACCGGACCTAATGTCTGAGAATTACTCTATGCACAAAAAATCAATTCAGGTTGCGGCAGCAGCTATTATTAATGCTTCAGGTGAAGTGTTAATTGCTAAACGACCGGATGATAAACATCAGGGGGGGAAGTGGGAATTTCCTGGTGGTAAGGTAGAGCTGGGTGAAACGATACAAGATGCATTGATACGAGAATTGCAGGAAGAGCTCTCTATCCAGATTGTTACAGCCAACCCATTGATTCAGATAACCTACGAATATCCCGAAAAAATCGTGCAGCTTGATGTATGGCAAGTAACAGAGTTTAGTGGTGAGCCTGTAGGAAATGAAGGCCAAGCGATCCAATGGGTAGCGAAGGCTCAGCTAGTTGATTATCAATTCCCACCGGCTAATCGTCCTATTTTGCAAGCCCTGTTATTACCGGATCGTTATTTAATTACTGGGGATTTTATCGATCAAGCTGATTGCCTCCAGCGGATCCAAAAAGCAGTTGACTCAGGTATTAAGCTGATTCAGTTGAGGGTTGAAGAAGAGTCAGTGTCGTTCAACTTCATAAAATCCGTGGCGGGTTATTGTGAGCAAAACCAGGTTCAGCTGTTAATAAAACAGAGAAACTGCTGTAAAGAAACAATTGAACTGCCTGGAGTTAGTGGTGTTCATCTTACTGCAACTGAATTATTAAATGCTGATAAAGCAATAATTGCTCGATATCAAGGGCAAGGTTGGTTAGTTGCCGCGTCTTGCCATAATGCAGATGAAGTAGTGAAGGCTAATGAACTAAGAGTGGATTTTATTAACCTATCTCCAGTACAACTAACAAATAGTCATCCATTACAGAAGCCATTGGGTTGGGAAAAAGCGCAGCAACTCATTGAACTAGCTCAAAGTCCCGTTTATTGTTTGGGTGGGCTAAGCGTTGATGATATAGAAAAAACCAGACAGATTGGTGGCCAGGGGGTTGCTGGAATTAGCCAGTTTTGGCCCAATTGTAACTAACGAAAAGGCTCTCCTTAGCTCAGGCTAACTTAGCCAATCTTATCAGTAGGGTATTCTGCCACCAGCTCTTCCTCTGGCAGAAAAGCTGGGTCACCTGGGATACGGTGTTGCTCATCAGCCCAGGCACCTAAATCAATTAATTGACAGCGTTTAGAGCAAAAGGGGCGATATTCATTTTTTGGTGACCAAGGACCTGCTATTTTGCAGGTTGGGCACTTAACAATAGCACTAGTCATGATGAGCAAATCCTAAATATTGCTGGTGAAGCTGATCCAACTGAGCATAAAGCTGCTGAAGTGAGCCTTGATTGTTAATTATATCATCTGCTCGCTGCTGTTTCTCCTCTTGTGACATTTGGGTTGCCAGGATTCGCTGTGCTTGCTCTTTGGTCATGTTATCCCGTTGGCAGGCCCTATCTATTTGCACTGATTCAGGTACATCGATTAACAAAGTGCGATCTACCAGAAGGTGCTGATCAGTCTCAAATAATAAAGGGGATACCAGCACTGCATAAGCAGATGTAGCCTGCTTCAGCTCTGCAATAATTTGTTGACGAATCAGAGGATGGAGTAGGCTCTCCAGCCATTTTTTTTCTGCTGGAGAATTAAAAATCAATTGCCGTAGGTATTGTCTATTAAGTGTGCCATTTTCAAGTAATACTTGTTCACCAAAATGATCAACAATAGCGAGTAATGTCGAAGTACCTGGCTCAACCACTTGTCTGGCAATGACATCAGCATCAACAATAACTATTTGCTTAGTATTAGCTAAATAGTCTGTGGCAGCGGTTTTGCCACTGCCAATACCACCCGTAATACCGACTTTATACACCATGAAACTTTGCTATTTGTAGATAATTATTAATCAAGGTTTCACCCCATAAGCAAGCAATGATACCGGCAATTGCCAAATAAGGACCAAAAGGGATTTTACTACTTCTGTCTTTTAACCCAAGCCCAATCATAATGATACCTACAACAGCCCCCACAAGAGAAGAAAGGAGGATAATAACAGGTAGCATTTGCCAGCCAAACCAGGCACCAAAGCAGGCTAGCAACTTAAAGTCACCATGCCCCATACCTTCTTTGCCTGTGAGTAATTTAAAAGCCCAATACACACTCCATAATGATAAATATCCGGCAATTGCTCCCCAGAGTGCGCTACCAAGATCAGTGAAGAAGCTGAAATAATTTAGGGCAAGACCAAGCCATAAAAAAGGTAAGGTAATACTATCAGGTAGTAACTGCTCATCCAGGTCAATCATGGTGAGTACTACCATGGCAAAAAATAAGCTGCTAACTGCTATCATTTGCCAGCTAAAGCCATAGTAATAAGCAGCAGCCACAGCTAGCAAACCAGTGACGAACTCTATAATGGGGTAGCGAATAGATATGGAGGCTTGGCAGTTAGCGCATTTTCCCTTTAACAGGATATAGCTCAAAATGGGTATATTATGCCAGGCTTTCACGGGGGTTTGACACTTAGGGCAATGGGAGTGAGGGAAAATTAAATTAAATTTAGTAGGCTCAAAGGTAGGTGGTGTTTGTTCAAGCAACTCACAACACTGCGTTTGCCAGTCCCGTTTCATCATGGTGGG
This genomic interval from Spartinivicinus ruber contains the following:
- the yacG gene encoding DNA gyrase inhibitor YacG, coding for MTSAIVKCPTCKIAGPWSPKNEYRPFCSKRCQLIDLGAWADEQHRIPGDPAFLPEEELVAEYPTDKIG
- a CDS encoding prepilin peptidase, encoding MNIIDYLASSPAAFIIVSLVFGLIVGSFLNVVILRLPTMMKRDWQTQCCELLEQTPPTFEPTKFNLIFPHSHCPKCQTPVKAWHNIPILSYILLKGKCANCQASISIRYPIIEFVTGLLAVAAAYYYGFSWQMIAVSSLFFAMVVLTMIDLDEQLLPDSITLPFLWLGLALNYFSFFTDLGSALWGAIAGYLSLWSVYWAFKLLTGKEGMGHGDFKLLACFGAWFGWQMLPVIILLSSLVGAVVGIIMIGLGLKDRSSKIPFGPYLAIAGIIACLWGETLINNYLQIAKFHGV
- the coaE gene encoding dephospho-CoA kinase (Dephospho-CoA kinase (CoaE) performs the final step in coenzyme A biosynthesis.), with protein sequence MVYKVGITGGIGSGKTAATDYLANTKQIVIVDADVIARQVVEPGTSTLLAIVDHFGEQVLLENGTLNRQYLRQLIFNSPAEKKWLESLLHPLIRQQIIAELKQATSAYAVLVSPLLFETDQHLLVDRTLLIDVPESVQIDRACQRDNMTKEQAQRILATQMSQEEKQQRADDIINNQGSLQQLYAQLDQLHQQYLGFAHHD
- a CDS encoding Nudix family hydrolase, coding for MHKKSIQVAAAAIINASGEVLIAKRPDDKHQGGKWEFPGGKVELGETIQDALIRELQEELSIQIVTANPLIQITYEYPEKIVQLDVWQVTEFSGEPVGNEGQAIQWVAKAQLVDYQFPPANRPILQALLLPDRYLITGDFIDQADCLQRIQKAVDSGIKLIQLRVEEESVSFNFIKSVAGYCEQNQVQLLIKQRNCCKETIELPGVSGVHLTATELLNADKAIIARYQGQGWLVAASCHNADEVVKANELRVDFINLSPVQLTNSHPLQKPLGWEKAQQLIELAQSPVYCLGGLSVDDIEKTRQIGGQGVAGISQFWPNCN
- the argJ gene encoding bifunctional glutamate N-acetyltransferase/amino-acid acetyltransferase ArgJ; amino-acid sequence: MAVGIESITQLLPIPGIKLSAVAAGIKKNHRTDLALLQFQRGTTVAGVFTQNRFCAAPVQLARQHLAHGPLAILINAGNANAGTGQQGLTDAFHSCELVAKHIKLNPQQVLPFSTGVIGEPLPVSKIADALPQLSNSLDGHSWNHVAEAIMTTDTQAKGISKQFDWDGCTYTITGIAKGAGMIKPNMATMLAFIATDLAIEQALLQQLTSDVANLSFNRITIDGDTSTNDAFMVVATGAANNKIAGTSDRLFQLFKNTLIDVAQQLAQMIVRDGEGATKFVTVNVRGAKSSQDALEIAYTVAHSPLVKTALFASDPNWGRILAAVGRAPIADLDVSKVQIKLNDVLIVENGGRAASYTEAQGQQAMAESTISIDIELGSGEFAETIWTTDLSHEYVKINAEYRT